A window from Rhinolophus sinicus isolate RSC01 linkage group LG01, ASM3656204v1, whole genome shotgun sequence encodes these proteins:
- the FEV gene encoding protein FEV, producing MRQSGASQPLLINMYLPDPVGDGLFKEGKSPGWGPLSPAVQKGSGQIQLWQFLLELLADRANVGCIAWEGGHGEFKLTDPDEVARRWGERKSKPNMNYDKLSRALRYYYDKNIMSKVHGKRYAYRFDFQGLAQACQPPPAHAHAAAAAAAAAAAQDGALYKLPAGLAPLPFPGLSKLNLMAASAGVAPAGFSYWPGPGPAATAAATAALYPSPGLQPPPGPFGAVAAASHLGGHYH from the exons ATGAGACAGAGCGGCGCCTCCCAGCCCCTGCTGATCAACATGTACCTGCCAG ATCCCGTCGGAGACGGTCTGTTCAAGGAAGGGAAGAGCCCTGGTTGGGGGCCGCTGAGCCCTGCGGTACAAAAAG GCAGCGGGCAGATCCAGCTGTGGCAGTTTCTGCTGGAGCTGCTGGCGGACCGTGCCAACGTCGGCTGCATCGCGTGGGAGGGCGGCCACGGCGAGTTCAAGCTCACGGACCCAGACGAGGTGGCACGGCGCTGGGGCGAGCGCAAGAGCAAACCCAATATGAACTACGACAAGCTGAGCCGCGCACTACGCTACTACTACGACAAGAACATCATGAGCAAGGTGCACGGCAAGCGCTACGCCTACCGCTTCGACTTCCAGGGCTTGGCGCAGGCCTGCCAGCCGCCACCCGCGCACGCCCAcgccgccgccgcggccgccgccgccgccgcagcccaGGACGGCGCGCTCTACAAGCTGCCGGCCGGCCTCGCCCCGCTGCCCTTCCCCGGCCTCTCCAAACTCAACCTCATGGCCGCCTCCGCCGGCGTCGCGCCGGCCGGCTTCTCCTACTGGCCCGGCCCGGGCCCAGCCGCCACCGCCGCGGCCACTGCCGCGCTCTACCCCAGCCCGGGCTTGCAGCCTCCGCCGGGGCCCTTTGGCGCCGTTGCCGCCGCCTCGCACTTGGGAGGCCATTACCACTAG
- the CRYBA2 gene encoding LOW QUALITY PROTEIN: beta-crystallin A2 (The sequence of the model RefSeq protein was modified relative to this genomic sequence to represent the inferred CDS: inserted 2 bases in 1 codon) produces the protein MSSAPAQGLAPACLTLRDEEDLQGRRCRLLSDCANICERGGLRRVRSSKVENGSWVVYEYPDFQGQQFILEKGDSPRWSAWSGSGGHHSDXSFRPVRCVNHSDSRVTLFEGDNFQGCKFELSDDYPPLPSVGWAHEDVGSLRVSSGAWMAYQYPGYWGYQYLLEQNWHGGDLRTYSKFGPQAPSGQLQSIRRVQQ, from the exons ATGAGCAGCGCCCCCGCGCAGGGCCTGGCGCCGGCCTGTCTCACGCTCCGGGACGAGGAGGACCTCCAGGGCCGTCGCTGCCGGCTGCTGAGTGACTGCGCGAACATCTGTGAGCGCGGAGGCCTGCGCAGGGTGCGCTCTTCCAAGGTGGAAAACGGCTC TTGGGTGGTGTATGAATACCCCGACTTCCAGGGACAGCAATTCATTTTGGAGAAGGGTGACTCTCCTCGCTGGAGTGCCTGGAGCGGCAGTGGCGGCCACCACAGTGA CTCTTTCCGGCCAGTGCGCTGTGTG AACCACAGTGACAGCCGTGTGACATTGTTTGAGGGAGACAACTTCCAGGGCTGCAAGTTTGAACTCAGTGATGACTACCCACCCCTGCCCTCTGTGGGTTGGGCCCACGAGGATGTGGGTTCTCTCAGAGTCAGCTCTGGAGC GTGGATGGCCTACCAGTATCCAGGCTACTGGGGCTACCAGTACCTATTGGAGCAGAACTGGCATGGTGGGGACCTCCGTACCTACAGCAAATTCGGCCCCCAGGCCCCCAGCGGGCAGCTGCAGTCCATTCGGAGAGTCCAGCAATAA